From Malaya genurostris strain Urasoe2022 chromosome 2, Malgen_1.1, whole genome shotgun sequence:
ATTGGTGGCAGCCATCATGAGCATGAGCACATCAAGACTGTGACCATTGAAAAGAAGGTTCCTGTCCCGTACACCGTGGAGAAACATGTACCGTACACCGTTGAAAAGAAGGTACCATATGAAGTGAAGGTCCCAATTCCACAGCCCTACGTTGTTGAAAAGAAGGTTCCATTCACTGTGAAGGAATACGTCAAATACCCAGTGCATGTGCCAGCTCCTTACCACGTTGAGAAGAAGGTTCCTTATGAAGTCAAGGTTCCAGTCGACAAACCCTATGAGGTTAAGGTTCATGTCCCACAGCCCTACACTGTAGAAAAGAAGGTTCCTTATGAAGTCAAGGTACCCGTTCCAGTGCCGTACACCGTCGAAAAGAAGGTCCCATACGAAGTGAAGTACGAGGTTCCAGTGCCAAAACCATACACCGTCATCAAGAAGGTCCCATATGAAGTCAAGGTCCCAGTCGACAAGCCTTACAAAGTCGAAGTAGAGAAACCATACCCGGTTGAGGTACCCAAACCATACCCAGTTGTGGTTGAGAAGAAGGTCCCATACGAAGTGAAGGTTCCAGTCGACAAACCATACAAGGTTGAAGTGCCCAAGCCATACAAGGTCGAAGTCA
This genomic window contains:
- the LOC131430651 gene encoding uncharacterized protein LOC131430651, with translation MRMIIVPCCLALFVALVTCEGTAAENKKVEETEVEAKESQNVEKRGLYGSIGDWHDIGGSHHEHEHIKTVTIEKKVPVPYTVEKHVPYTVEKKVPYEVKVPIPQPYVVEKKVPFTVKEYVKYPVHVPAPYHVEKKVPYEVKVPVDKPYEVKVHVPQPYTVEKKVPYEVKVPVPVPYTVEKKVPYEVKYEVPVPKPYTVIKKVPYEVKVPVDKPYKVEVEKPYPVEVPKPYPVVVEKKVPYEVKVPVDKPYKVEVPKPYKVEVKVPYPAPYTVEKKVPYTVEKAVPYEVKVPVDRPYPVYKEVKVPIEKEVPYPVKVPVHVPVHVHKEEHHDHSYEHHDFH